The genomic DNA GGTGGCCTCCGCACCGGCGCCTACCAGTCCGAGGCGAAACCCGGCTTCCGGAACGGGGATTCGCTATCGGGGTCGGTCATCACGCCGACGAAGTTCTTCGACGTGCTCTTCGGCATCTCCACGAACGCCGTCGACCCGCAGACCCGCGCCGCGTTGCCCGCACCGTCGGTGACGCGCACCGGATCGACGCTCACCGCGGACGTCTCCGCGTGGGCGGCATCGTGGAACAACCAGGAGTTCAACCAGGGCGCGCCGAAACCGGTCGCCCGCACCGACGCCGCTCCGGCCGGCCAGGAGCAGGTCGGGAAGGCCTGGGACGTCGTCTCACAGCGCTGGCTCGCGCAGCCCCCGGCCGCGAGATCCACCGGCCCGACCGCGACCGGCACCTTCGATCCCGCGACGCGGCGCTTCACCCTCGACTGGACCAGCCACATCCAGGGCGGCCCGTTCAACGACTTCACGGGCGTCTGGCACCTCGAGGGCGTCTTCGAGGCCGGGCCGCCGCCCACGGCCTCCGGTACGCCCACCGCTCCCCGTTCCTCCGCACCGAAGAAGGCACCATGACCCGGATTCCGCCCGCGTTCGCCCGCACCGCCGTCGCCGCCGCGCTCGCGGTGACCGTCCCCGTCGCCGGGGCCGCGGCCGCCGCCCCGACGCCGAAACCGGTACCGTCGCCGAGCGCTTCCTCCTCCGCGACGCCCGCATCGGCGCCCTCGCCCACGGCGAAGCCCACCGGGGCGACGTCGTCCACGGCGAAGCCCGGCGGGGCGGCGTCCACCGGCGCGCCCGGGGTGAACCCGGCCGATATCCAGTGCCCCCTCGGATGGCCCAAGCCGCGGGAGAAGGGCGGCCTGGCCTCCCTGATCCTGCTGGCGCCCGCAGCCGGCGCGTTCACCGACGAGGCCTTCGCCGCAGGCCAGGCCTACGACCCGATCCTCAGCCTGTTCGGCCCCTTCCTCGCCGCGATCAAACCGGTGATCGAGCAGTCGCAGCCCGCGCTCGCGGGGCCCGTCGGCGCACTCAACGCGGCCGAGCAGGCGGTCTACGACGCGATCAAGCCGCTCTACGCGCAGTACCGGCCCAGGGTGATCGAGGCGCTGACGAAGGCGGGCGACGATCTCGCCCCGGCGCTGCAGGAGCTCGCCGCCACGCCCGCGGCCGCGTGCCTCGTCGCGTGGGAGGACCAGGTGCTCATCGGCCTGCAGACCGGGAGGTGGTCACCCATCGCCACCGGCGGGCTGGCCGCACTCGGCGAGCTCGCGGCGAGCGGCAAGGGCGGCGGCCCGGCCACCACGAAGCCGCCCGCGAAGCCCGCGGCCAAGCCCGTCCCGGCGAAGCCCGCCGGCACGACCGTCGCCGCGAAGCCGCGGTGATCGAACTCGCCGGAGTCACCGTCCGCTACGGCACGACGGTGGCCGTGGAGGACGTGACGTTCACGGCACCGTCGGGCGAGGTCACGGGGCTGATCGGCCCGAACGGTGCGGGGAAGTCGACCACCCTGCGCCTCATCGCCGGCCTGGAGCGCCCGTCCTCCGGCACGGTCACGATCGACGGCCTGCGGTACGGCGAACTCCCCAACCCGGGCGCGGCGATCGGGGTGCTGCTCGACGCGCAGTGGGCGGCTCCGTCGCGGACGGCCCGCGAGCACCTGCGCTGGATGGCGGCCGCGATCGGCCTGCCGGACGCGCGTGTCGACGCGGCGCTCGACCTCGTCGGCCTGCAGCGGGTCGCCGACCGCCCGGTCGGCGGCTTCTCCCTCGGCATGCGGCAGCGGCTCGCGATCGCCGGCGCCGTCCTCGGGGATCCGCCGGTCATCGTCCTCGACGAGCCGGTCAACGGCCTCGATCCCGAGGCCATCGCGTGGATCCGCCGCACGCTCCGGGCGCTCGCCGACGACGGTCGCACGGTGCTGCTGTCCTCGCACCTGCTCAGCGAGCTGGAGCAGACGGCGGACCGTATCGTCGCGCTGCACGAGGGGCGCGTCGTCGCGGACGCACCTCTGGCCGACCTCGTCGAGCCCGCGCCGCCGGGCCGGTCCGGCCTCGAGGCGCTGTACTTCCGCCTCACGGGCGACGACGAGCCCGCCGCCACGGCCGCCGCCACGGCCTCCGCGCCGGAAGCGGCCCGGTCGCGGTCCGTCGCGCGACGGTCCGTGACGGCGGAGACCCGGAAGGCGTTGACCTCCCGCGGTTTCCGCACCACGCTCGGCGGCGCGACGGCGGTCGCCCTCGCGGCGGCCGTGGTGGTCGGCGTCTTCGCGGCGGTCTTCCGCGGCGCCACGGTGACCACTGCCGCGTACGGCTTCGGGCTGGTCGGCGGTGCGCTCATCGCCGTGGCCGGGGCCCTGCTCATCGGCCTCGACCGCGACCACGGGACGCTGGCGATCACCCGCATCCTCATCCCGAGTCCGGTTCTCGGATACGGCGCGAAGGCCCTCGTCGCCGGGGCGAGCGGCGCCTGCGCGGGCCTGGCGGGCGCCGCGGCGGCGATCATCGTCGGCGCGGTCACCGGCCTGTCCTCGCCCGCCGCCGAGATCCTCCGACTCGTCACCGCCGGGCCCGTCGCGGGGGCGCTGCTCGCGGTGCTGGGCCTCGCCGTCGGGCACCTGGCGTCGTCGACCACCGCGGCGGTCGGCGCGGTGCTGGGCTGGTGGTTCCTCGTGGAGGCGATCGCCGTGCCCGCGCTGCCGTTCGGGCGGGCGCTGGCGGCGTGGCTCCCCGCCACGAACGCCCAGCTCGCAACCATCGGCGTACCCGCGAATACCGCGAGCTGGTCGCCCTGGATCTCGCTGGCGATCCTCGCCGGGTGGGCCGCCGCCGCCTCCGTCGCGGCGCTCGCCGGGGTGCGGCGCCGGATCGCGACCGCCTGATAGCGTCACGCTCGAGTCGGACACAGGGAACCCGGTGGGAATCCGGGACTGGCGCGCAACGGTGTGAGGCGGCGACTTCCGCGGCCTCGAGTCCGATACCGGCCGGCTCGCAGGTGTCCACCGCCGCCCCCGCGCACGGGGCGGCCGACGAATCGAGTCCGACCCATGCGGCCCATCGCCCTCGCTCCTCCCCTCGTCCTCTCCGTCGCCACGGCGGCCCTCCTCACCGGCTGCGGCAACACCCCGGCGACGCCGCCGGCGCGACCCTCCGAGCGATTCCCCGTCAGCGTCACCACATGCGATGTCACCTCGGAGGTGCGGGCGGAGCCGCGCCGGATCGTCACGTTGAACCAGGGGGCGACCGAGGTGGCGCTCGCCCTCGGCGTCGCCGATCGGATGGTGGGCACCGCCTACCTCGATGACGAGGTCGCCCCGCGCTGGCGCGCCGACTACGAGCGGATCCCCGTGCTGGCGGCGAAGTACCCGTCACAGGAGAAGATGCTGTCGGTGCGGCCCGACATCGTCTACGGCTCGTACACCTCGGCGTTCAGCGAGAAGAACGCCGGCGACCGCGCCCGCCTGCAGAGCCAGGGCATCGCGACGCTCCTGGCCCCGGCCGGGTGCGCGAAGAAGCCGGAGCGCGCGTCGTGGGATCTGATCTGGGACGAGCTGACCGCGGCGGGTCGGGCCTTCGGGACCGAGGACGCCGCAGCGCGACTCGTCGCGGCGCAGAAGGCCGAGCTGGGCGGGGCCGCGCTCCAGGGCGCGGCGCGGGGCCAGCGGATCCTCTGGTGGGATTACGGCAGCAGCACCGGCCTCAACGTGGGCGCCGGCAAGGGTACGCCGCAGCTGCTCATCGAGGCGGTCGGCGGCGTGAACGTCTTCGCGCACCTGCCGGGCAACTGGGCCGAGGTCTCCCTGGAGAACGTGGTCGGCACGGACCCCGACGTCATCGTCGTTGCCGATACCGCCGGACATCCGGCGCAGGATCGGATCGACCAGGCGCGCAAGGATCCTGCCCTGAGTCAGCTCCGTGCCGTCCGCGAGAACCGATTCGTCGTGATCCCGTTCTCGGAGACCACGTCCGGCGTCCGCCTCCTCGACGGTGCCCGACGCCTCGCCGACGCCGTCCGGGCCCTGCCGTGACCGCGATCCTCGTCGGGATGTCCGCCGGTGTCGACCCCGACGACCTGACCGCCCTCGCCCGCAACGCCGCCGCCGAGGCGGCCTTCCTCCAGGTGCACGACCCCGCGCTGGTCGACGTGCTCACCGCGGTCGCCGATCGCGGCGCCTCCGACGTGCTGCTGATCGGCGCGGGCTGGGCGCAGCCCGGCCCGAAGCGGTCGTGGTTGCGCCGGGTCGCCGCGCATTGGCTCCGTGGCTACGACGGTCCGCCGACGCTGCGCCTCGCGCCGCGACTGCTCGCCGAACCGGACCGCGATCTGCTCGCGGCCGCGATCGCCGCGGGCGGGGCCCCGATGACCGCGGACGCCGCTCCGCTGCACTCGCCGGCGTGGGAGGACGTGCCGAGGCACCGGCACCAGGTGCTCGTGTGTCGCGGTCCCCGGTGCTCGGCCCTCGGCGCGTCGGGACTGACCTCGGCGTTCGGGGACGAGCTACGACGCGCGGGCCTGGGCGACGACGATGCGCTGGTCACGGTCACCGGGTGCCAGTTCCCGTGCAATCACGCGCCCGTCGTCACGGTGCAGCCGGACGACGCCTGGTACGGACGGGTCACCGTCGACGACGTTCCCGAGCTGGTCGATGCGCACCTGCTCCGGGAGCAGCGCGCCGCGCACCTGATACTCCCCCGGGAACGCTCGGCAGCCCGACGATCCACGGAATATTCGGACCGCAGTCCGTAGTTGTAGCGGCCATGAAGAAGATCGGCTTCCTGTCCTTCGGTCACTGGACCGATTCGCCCGGCTCGCGGACCCGCACCGCGGCCGACGTCCTGCACCAGTCGATCGATCTCGCGGTGGCGGCCGAGGAGGTGGGCGCCGACGGCGCCTACTTCCGCGTGCACCATTTCGCGCGGCAGCTCGGCTCGCCGTTCCCGCTGCTCGCGGCGATCGGCGCGCGCACGTCACGGATCGAGATCGGCACCGGCGTGATCGACATGCGGTACGAGAATCCGCTGTACTTTGCGGAGGACGCGGGTGCCGCCGATCTCATCGCCGGCGAGCGGCTGCAGCTCGGCGTGAGCCGGGGGTCGCCCGAGCAGGTGATCGAGGGCTACAAGTACTTCGGCTACCAGCCCTCCGAGGGCAAGACGGATGCCGACATGGGCCGCGAGCACACCGAGGTGATGCTCAAGGTGCTCGAGGGCGGCGGCTTCGCGCAGCCGAATCCGCGCCCGATGTTCCCCAACCCGCCGGGCCTCCTGCGTGTGGAGCCCCACTCCCCCACCCTGCGGGACCGGATCTGGTGGGGCGCCGCATCGGACGCCACCGCGGAGTGGGCGGCGAAGCTCGGGATGAATCTGATGAGCTCGACGCTGAAGACCGACGAGTCGGGCGAGCCCTTCCACGTGCAGCAGGCGAAGCAGATCCGGAGGTTCCGCGACGCCTGGGCCGAGGCCGGTCACGACCACGAGCCGCGGGTTTCCGTGAGCCGCAGCATCACGCCCATCATCGACGACGAGAGTCGCGCCTACTTCGGCCACGAACGTTCCAGCGACGACCAGTTCGGTGTGATCGACGACTTCCGCGCCGTCTTCGGCCGCACCTACGCGGGCGAGCCGGATGAGCTCGTCGAGCAGCTCCGTGACGACGAGGGCATTGCCGAGGCCGACACCGTGCTGGTGACGGTGCCGAATCAGCTCGGCGTGGACTACAACACCCGCCTGCTGGAGTCCCTCGTCAAGGACGTCGCTCCGGCCCTCGGCTGGAAGTGACTCCGTTCCAGCAAGGTCGGAATCGCAATCAGTTCTTCTCGTCCCCGTCGACGTCGATGGCGAAGAAGGTCGGGATAAAACACGTCCCGCCTTCTCGTTCCTCACGACACGCGAACAGCTCGTCCCCGACGGTGACGTGATCAGCGACGTTGATGAAATCGTCGACGCCGACTTCCCCGGCCCGCGCTAACAAGTCCCGTAGGTCGGCTGCGGGCACTATGCCGCGCACTCCATCCTCACCGCGAGCGATCGCGAAACGCTCCTCGACTCGAGCGATAACAACCAGCTCCCCGGGGTCCGTATCGATGTCATTGCCGGTGTCTGGTGTCGGGCGCAATTCACCTACCCGATCTTCGGCGATACGTTGGGCAACGATGTCCTCTGCGACTTTCACCGCAAGATCGTCGACTGAGGCCAACAAGTCCGCCATTGTGCGCGCCAGGTCAAAGTGGAACTCCGTCGGCTCAACAGTCGACACCGACTTGTAGAAATTCTCGTGCGTCAGTTCGCTCCATGCGTCCTGCAAGCGCGTCTTTATCTGGACCTCGACTCGCACTTCGCAAATCTGCCCTTGACAGACGGAAGGAATGCTGAGGACTGCATGGAACGCCCTGTATCCGGAGTCCTTCGGCGATGATATGTAGTCCACGACGTCATCGACGCCGTCCTTTTGCGCGAATGACAGGGTCCCTTCACGGGCACAGAACTCCACCAGTTTCTCGATGACGGATCTGGCATCCTTACTCGTGTTGCAGGTGACCTTAAGGCCGACCCAGTCGCTGATACCATCCTCGAGGCTGCCGTAGTCGAGGACGGTCTCCTCAGCGATCTCAACGCGACCCGAGAGCTTGCGGACCGCACGTTCCTGATCCTTGAAACGCGGTCCAACGATCGAATATCCGTACCGCGCATCCGGATCCGCTGCCGCCACGACGTCTTCGAGGAATTTCGTAGCGGTGTCCCCTGCCGTCCTCCAGGCCGTCCCCTTCTTCAGATACAGACCGGCCACGGCGTCCTCGAGTGTCCCCATGCCGCGATCATGACCGATGCTGCCGGCGCTCGCATCCGTAGCCGAATATCAGTCATGCAATCTTCACGATGCGCTTTCGTTGCATTGCGCGTCGCTCGCTACACCACGTACCGCATCAGCACCCGGGTGAAGCCGTTCAGCACTGACGTGGTGTCCATGATGTATTCGAACCCTGCGCGCTCGAACAGGGCACGGGTGCCGACGTAGGCCATCGTCAAGTCGACCTGGGAGCCTCGGTTGTCGACGGGGTAGGCCTCCACGACGGAGGCGCCGTTGGCGCGGGCGAACTCCACTGCGCCGGCGACGAGCTGGTGACTGATCCCCTGCTTGCGGTGCCCTGGGCGCACGCGCACGCACCACAGCGACCACGGATCCTCGTGGCCGTCCACGTGCGGGATGCGGCGGTTCGTCGCGAAGCTGGTGTCCGCCCGGGGGTGGATGGCGGCCCAGCCGACGGGCTCGGCACCGTCGTACGCGAGGACGCCGGGCGGCGGGTCCTCCGCGCACAGCCCCCGGACCCGCTCGAACCGCGCCGGCCCGCGCAACGTCTGATTCTCCTTCGACCCGATGCGGTACGAGAGGCAGAAGCAGTTGCTGGAGGTCTGCTTCTTGGGTCCGAGCACGGCCGCCACGTCTTCGAAGACATCGGCCGGCCGCACCTCGATAGCGCTCATGCGGCTCACGCTAGCTCAGCGCGCGGACCACCGATCCTCGATCCGCCCGTAGCGCCAGATCAGCAGCGCCACCGCCCACACCGCCACGAAGAGCCCGACGATCACGAATCCCGCGTAGTCGAGGTTGATGGACGCGACCCAGGCGAGCGGCCCGGACTCCACGTGCGCCCGCTCGGCCAGCACACCCAACAGTTCGACGGTGCCGATGGCCAGCGCCACGGCGACCGAGAGCGAGGTGATCGTGATGTTGTAGTACACCTTGCGCACCGGCTTGGCGAACGCCCAGCCGTAGGCGGCGTTCATGAAGACGCCGTCGATGGTGTCCAGCAGCGACATCCCCGCCGCGAAGAGCACCGGCAGCACCAGGATGCAGTAGAAGGGCAGGGTGAACGCGGCCATGCCGCCCGCGAGGACGAGGAGGCCCACCTCGGTGGCGGTATCGAAGCCGAGTCCGAAGAGCACCCCGATCGGGTAGATGTGCCACGGCTTGCGGACGGACCCGGACACCCCGCGCAGCAGGCGACTCATGAGTCCGCGATTGTTCAGGCGGTCCTCGAGTTCCGCCTCGTCGTACCGCCCGGTGCGCATGTCCCGGAACACCTTGACGATCCCGACGAGCACCACCAGGTTGATGATGCCGAGGATCCACAGGAACACCCCGGACACGGACGTGCCGATGAAGCCGAGCACGGTCTGCATCGTCGAGTTCTCGTCCTCGACGGGCCCGACGAGCGCGCGCACGCCCAACGCGAGGAGCGCTGCGAGGCCGAACACCACGGTCGAGTGCCCGAGCGAGAACCAGTAGCCGACCGAGAGCGGCCGCCGTGGGTCGCGCTCCCCTGCCGCGATCCGGCCCTCACGGTCGGCCAGCAGTTTGCGGGTGGTGTTGTCGATGGCGGCGATGTGGTCGGCGTCGAAGGCGTGGCGCAGGCCGAAGGTGTAGGCCAGGAGACCGATGCCGATGGTGAATTCACCGCCGTCGCCGATCCTGTAGTGGCCGGGCGCGATGAGGAGGACGAGCGCGCCGAAACCGACGACGTGCAGAGCGATCACCGTCGCCGTCATCCCGAACAGCGACCGGCGGTCGCCCGGGCCCAGAGCGGTCCATGCCGCTCGCAGTCGGTCGGTGGTGCGCGTTGTGGTCATGCCGGTGTCCTCCACCTTCAGTACTTTCGCAGGTTCAGGGGCGCCTGCCCGGTCCACCGGGACCGGAGCAGCGCGATGACGGTGTCGAACAGGCCGGCCACGTCGGCGGTGTCGTCGCCGAGGCAGCGGAGGACGAAGCCCGGTCCGGCCAGCGCGGTGAGCCCGCTGCGGACGCTGCCGGCGGCCTCGGTCAGTGCGTACACCTCGTCGAGCATCGCATCGTCGATGCGCGGATCGACAGCGGTGAGCGACCCGACGTGAGTGCGTCCGTCGAGGAGGCCGATGCCGGACGGGTCCGCTCGGCCCGGCTCGATGAGCAGGTTGTCCACGGCGAGCAGCGTTCCGTCGCGGTGGATCTCGGTGCGCATGCGCAGCTCGTCGTACCGGAACCGCGCACCGTCGGGCGACCACCCGGGGGTGACGATCTCCGCGAGGACGAGCGAGGCCGAGGCGTCGAGTTCGACGGCGCACGTCTGCCGATACGTGGCCTCGCGGTACAGGATCAGCGCGTCGGGCACGTACTCGAGGGCGGATCCGGCTCCGAGCCGGATCCGCATGTGCTGCGCCGCGCCGCCTCCCGGCGTGCGGTAGACCTTCGTCGCCGACTGGGTGGTGATCAGGGCGCGCGCGTCCGCCTCGAGGTCGAGGTCGATCAGGTAGGTGTCGCCGCGCAGGCAGCCGCCACCGGGGTTCACCACGTGGTACGTGACCTGCCCGGAATCGTCGAGGTACATCGGCCGCAGGGTCTGCAGGGTTCCCGCGTGCCGTTGCGCCACGGCGACCGTCCGTGGCCCTCGCGGTGCGAGGGTCAGCGAGAGTTCACCGGTGGGTGGGGCCACGGCGGGTTCCGTCACGCGAGGTCGAGCATGAGCACATCGCGCCGGATCCACTCCAGCACGCCGTCCAGGCCCTCGTCGGTCTTGAGATTGGTCATGCAGAACGGTCGATCGCCGCGGAAGACCTTGGAATCGGCCGCCATCACCGACAGGTCGGCACCGACGTACGGCGCGAGATCGGTCTTGTTGATGACGAACAGGTCGGACTTGATCATTCCCTGCCCGGCCTTGCGCGGGATCTCCTCGCCCTGCGCCACGTCGATGAGGTAGATCGAGAAGTCCACGAGCTCGGGGCTGAAGGTGGCGGAGAGGTTGTCGCCGCCGCTCTCGATGAACACGATCTGCAGGTCGGGATGCGCGGCGACGAGCCGCGCCACGGCGGCCTCGTTCATCGACGTGTCCTCGCGGATGGCGGTGTGCGGGCAGCCTCCGGTCTCGATGCCGACGATGCGGTCACCGGGGAGCACGCTGTTGCGAGCCAGGATCTTCGCGTCCTCGGTGGTGTAGATGTCGTTGGTGATGGCAGCCATCGACACCTCATCGGCGAGGTGGCGGGTGATGCGCTCCACGAGCTGGGTCTTGCCCGCGCCCACGGGGCCGCCGACACCGATCCGGATCGTCGTCATGGAAATTCCTCCTAGCTCATGAACATCCGCGCCCGCTGGCGCCGATGCCGCATCTGTGCGATCTCGAGCCCGGGCGATGCGGCGCCCAGGTCCTCATCGGTCAGGATCATCGCGGTGGCGACGGCGTCGGCCACCACGTCGTGCATCGAACGCTGTACCCGCTGCCCCGCGGTCTGCCCGATGGGGATGGCGCGCACGGCGTTCTGGGTCAGTGAGGTGACGGCGGCGAACAGGTGCGCTTCGATCGCCGCGGCGGGTGGGGCGTCCACCGCGTGCGCGAGCAGCGCGAAAGCGACGGCGGGGTGTCCGTGGGCGCGGCCCGCGTCGAGCTCGGCGAGGTAGTCGCTGAGGAAGGACTCGGGTGCGACGACGGCGCCGACCTCGGCGGTCCGCCTCCCGATGGTGGCGGCCGCGGTGCGCACCTGTTCGGGCAGGGTGAGGGCGGCGATCAGCCGGTCGAGCCGCCAGATCGCATCGAGGTCGCCGAGGTGCAGGGCGTCGAAGACCATTCGGATCGCGAGCCCGTCCGTGTAGGCCAGTTGCCGGGCGACGTACGCGCGCAGCCACGCGGCGAAGGTGCATTCGTCGGTGATCGTGCCGTCGGCGAGGTAGGACTCCATCCCGAACGAGTGGCTGAATGCCCCCGTCGGCAGGGCGGAGTCGCTGAGCTGGAGGAGCGGCAGCAGGTAGCCCGGCGATGCCCCCACACCGATTGAACACCGTTCCTGTACGCCGCGACCTGCGCCTTCGCCGACCGAAACGGTGTTCAATGCGTGTGCTCCGCGTGGCGGAACGGCGTGGGCAGCACGCGGTCCTGGCGCGCGTACGGCACGCCGTGGTGGGCGAGATAGTCCTCGACGGTGTGGTCGTACTGCACCACCATCACCTCGGCGCCGTACTCGGAGTCGGCGTCGAAGAACTGGGCCTGCAGGTGCCTGTTGCCGAGTCCGTGTGCGGTGCGCCCCATCTCGGTGATCGTGCGCGGGGCGATCACCAGGACGTCGGTGGGCAGTACCTGCACGGCGACGATGGTGTGCTCGTCGCGGTGCAGGATGTCGCCGTCGCGCAGATCGCCCTCGGGTCCGGCGGGTGCGGCGAGGCGCAGCCCGATCTCCCGGTCGTGGTCGGTGCGCACGCGCTGGATCCGCTTCACCAGGTCGGCTCCGGCGAGCGGAACCCGCTCCACGTGCACCTCGTCCAGGTCGGCGGGGTCGAGGTCGGCGAGGTTGCCGGCGACTGTCTCGATGATCACTTCTCGCCTCTCAGAACAGGAAGTAGCGCTGGGTCATGGGCAGGGTCGACGCGGGTTCGGATCGGACGAGGGTTCCGTCGACGGCGACGGCGTAGGTCTCCGGGTCGACGGTGATCTCGGGCGTCGCGCCGTTGTGCGGCAGGTCCTGCTTGCGGAGGGCGCGGATGCCGCGGACGGGCAGCGTGCGCTTGCGCAGACCGAGTTCCTCTGCGACGCCGGATTCCGCTGCCGCGGTGGAGAGAAACGTGATCGCGGCGTCGTGCACCGCCTGGCCCATCGACCCGAACTGCGGGCGCATGGTGCGGGGCTGCGGCGTCGGGATGGAGGCGTTGGCATCGCCCATGAGGGCGGTGGCGATCTGGCCGCCCTTGATCACCAGATCGGGCTTGACCCCGAAGAAGGCGGGATTCCAGAGCACGAGGTCGGCGAACTTTCCTTCCTCGACGCTGCCGACGTACTCCGCGATGCCCTGTGCGAGGGCCGGATTGATCGTGTACTTGGCGATGTACCGCTTGATCCGCGCGTTGTCGCCGATCCCGGCGAACCGCTCGGCATCGTCGCCGAGGGGGCCGCGCTGGCGCTTCATGGAGTCCGCGAGCTGCCAGGTGCGGGTGATCACCTCGCCGACGCGGCCCATGGCCTGGGAGTCGGACGAGGTGATGGAGATGATGCCCATGTCGTGGAGGACACCCTCGGCCGCGATGGTCTCGGGCCGGATCCGCGAGTCCGCGAAGGCCACGTCCTCGGGGATGTCGGCGTTGAGGTGGTGGCACACCATGAGCATGTCGAGGTGCTCGACGATCGTGTTCTCCGTGAACGGCAGCGTCGGGTTCGTCGACGCGGGAAGCACGTTCGGGTGCCCCGCGATGGCGATGATGTCCGGCGCGTGGCCGCCGCCGGCGCCCTCGGTGTGGAAGGTGTGGATCACGCGGCCGTCGATGGCGGCGACGGTGTCCTCGAGGAAGCCGCACTCGTTGAGGGTGTCGGTGTGGATCGCGACCTGCACGTCGTACTCGTCGGCGACCCGCAGGGAGTTGTCGATGGAGGCGGTGGTCGAGCCCCAGTCCTCGTGCACCTTGAGGCCGATGGCGCCCGCGCGGATCTGTTCGGCGAGCGGCTCGGTCGCGCCGGCGTGCCCCTTGCCGAGGAGCCCGATGTTCATGGGGACCCCGTCGAGGGCCTGCAGCATGCGGGCGATGTGCCAGGGCCCCGGAGTGACGGTGGTGGCGTTGGTGCCGGCCGCG from Tsukamurella paurometabola includes the following:
- the ureC gene encoding urease subunit alpha, producing the protein MSFELSRREYADLYGPTVGDAVRLADTELFAVVEQDLTVHGEEVVFGGGKVIRDGMGENGVLTRDPATPGAPSTGIPDTVITNALIIDHTGIVKADVALRDGHILRIGKAGNPQISDGVTITIGAATEIIAGEGRILTAGGIDTHIHFISAQQIDTALNSGVTTMIGGGTGPAAGTNATTVTPGPWHIARMLQALDGVPMNIGLLGKGHAGATEPLAEQIRAGAIGLKVHEDWGSTTASIDNSLRVADEYDVQVAIHTDTLNECGFLEDTVAAIDGRVIHTFHTEGAGGGHAPDIIAIAGHPNVLPASTNPTLPFTENTIVEHLDMLMVCHHLNADIPEDVAFADSRIRPETIAAEGVLHDMGIISITSSDSQAMGRVGEVITRTWQLADSMKRQRGPLGDDAERFAGIGDNARIKRYIAKYTINPALAQGIAEYVGSVEEGKFADLVLWNPAFFGVKPDLVIKGGQIATALMGDANASIPTPQPRTMRPQFGSMGQAVHDAAITFLSTAAAESGVAEELGLRKRTLPVRGIRALRKQDLPHNGATPEITVDPETYAVAVDGTLVRSEPASTLPMTQRYFLF